Proteins encoded in a region of the Marinomonas maritima genome:
- a CDS encoding M48 family metallopeptidase encodes MRLFSNVTTGLSILAFVFTTTFPILGHSSIPDLEANKDERALSNPSYILGQYWFRKLNGSRALIDFPPAYDYLKDALSQILPQTDLYNTTVEMTFLNSTQSNAFVIPGNHLFIYSDIMEMINSEDMLLGLLAHEVAHLDLRHYERQTKHSGEELQKTLVMLGAGIAAALAGAGSDATTALWLGGIANQAENTLTYSRNQELEADRRGREYLSNAGIAPEGMTKLFQAFFKQALGRPKLEFLSTHPLPNSRLSDSFSTDTKDTILSNTTVSDFEYFRATLLAYRAGLDDRPYTYLDQKIQDNDVKNFAKGLFSYLIQSPERAIVFLSKLEKHNQFTDYLQALSYTASGQADEGLRVIKKRLDLAPKNILFSMLYAQLTQSKPISVSSNYLYEQRLIWRANIQYFQSKDNIPMALNYRALLDFSQGKDKTAQYLIKRAESDALENEKSTIKNTASFFKIIKEAEKQEDLDEEKNN; translated from the coding sequence TTCCGGATTTAGAAGCCAATAAAGACGAAAGAGCGCTGTCGAACCCATCGTACATACTTGGACAATATTGGTTTAGAAAACTAAATGGAAGCCGAGCGTTAATCGACTTTCCCCCCGCGTACGATTATCTGAAAGATGCCTTGTCGCAGATTCTTCCGCAAACAGATCTTTATAATACAACAGTAGAAATGACGTTTTTAAACAGCACGCAAAGTAATGCGTTTGTTATTCCAGGGAACCACCTCTTTATTTACTCTGATATCATGGAAATGATTAACAGCGAAGACATGCTACTAGGGCTACTTGCCCATGAGGTTGCACACTTAGATCTTCGCCATTATGAGCGTCAAACAAAACATTCGGGTGAAGAACTACAAAAGACACTAGTGATGCTTGGAGCAGGAATAGCAGCGGCATTGGCTGGCGCAGGCTCGGATGCCACAACCGCGCTTTGGTTGGGAGGCATCGCGAATCAAGCTGAAAATACCCTAACCTACAGCCGTAACCAAGAATTAGAAGCCGATCGACGTGGCCGTGAATATCTTAGTAATGCAGGAATTGCTCCAGAAGGCATGACAAAGCTGTTTCAGGCTTTTTTCAAACAAGCCCTAGGAAGACCAAAACTGGAATTTTTATCCACTCACCCATTACCAAACTCGCGGCTGTCGGATTCATTCTCTACAGACACCAAAGACACCATACTGAGCAATACAACGGTCAGTGACTTTGAGTACTTTAGGGCCACCCTATTAGCCTATCGAGCGGGACTGGATGATAGGCCGTACACCTATCTAGACCAAAAAATTCAAGACAACGACGTAAAAAACTTTGCCAAAGGACTTTTTTCTTACCTTATTCAGTCTCCCGAGCGCGCTATTGTCTTTTTAAGTAAGCTAGAAAAGCACAATCAATTTACGGACTACTTGCAAGCATTGAGCTATACAGCCTCAGGTCAAGCTGATGAAGGGTTACGTGTTATTAAAAAACGACTTGATCTTGCACCAAAAAACATCCTTTTCTCAATGCTCTATGCCCAGCTCACCCAATCAAAACCCATTAGCGTTTCATCGAATTACCTTTATGAACAGCGGTTAATTTGGCGGGCTAATATTCAATACTTCCAATCTAAAGACAACATCCCTATGGCATTAAACTATCGAGCATTACTTGATTTTAGCCAAGGAAAAGACAAAACCGCACAGTATCTAATTAAGCGCGCAGAAAGTGATGCACTAGAGAATGAAAAAAGTACTATTAAAAACACAGCCTCTTTCTTTAAAATAATTAAAGAAGCGGAAAAACAAGAAGATTTAGACGAAGAAAAAAACAATTAA
- a CDS encoding tyrosine-type recombinase/integrase codes for MTPLALIDNLEHLPNPFTQFDGIATHLAKNTLQLKKPEYQRDLQLALCFIYSYNGSQATFNSYRREVERLLLWSWNIANCPSTQLRRDQIEEFIHFCVAPPENWIGTKNVARFKLHMGERVANKEWRPFVAHVSKLEFKNGSTPQTKQHSLSQAAIRATFSILSSYYGFLLQEDAVQQNPVALIRQKSKFVKKEITRKQVRRISNLQWDYVIETAEILAEEDPVHHERTLFIMNALLGMYLRISELVADERSAPVMGDFIKDADGHWWFKVLSKGNKERLIAVSDDMLNALIRYRRFRDLPMLPTIAENTPLVPKNRGQGAMTSSRQIRNIVQLCFDNAHQRMCEDGMSADADDLRVATVHWLRHTGISEDVKTRPKEHVREDAGHSSMATTDKYIDTEYRERHASGRKKTLRPQ; via the coding sequence ATGACGCCCCTTGCTTTAATTGATAACTTAGAACATTTACCAAATCCGTTTACTCAATTCGACGGGATTGCCACTCACCTTGCAAAAAACACGCTTCAGCTAAAAAAGCCCGAGTATCAACGCGACCTTCAGCTCGCGTTGTGTTTCATCTACAGTTACAACGGCTCGCAGGCAACTTTTAACTCATATCGACGAGAAGTAGAACGGTTATTACTTTGGTCATGGAACATAGCGAATTGCCCTTCAACTCAGTTACGACGTGATCAAATCGAAGAATTTATACACTTCTGTGTCGCGCCACCAGAAAACTGGATTGGAACAAAAAATGTGGCTCGCTTTAAGTTACACATGGGGGAAAGAGTGGCGAATAAGGAGTGGCGACCTTTTGTTGCGCATGTCAGTAAATTAGAGTTTAAAAATGGCAGTACCCCTCAAACCAAACAACACTCTCTATCACAAGCCGCGATTCGCGCCACTTTTTCAATACTGTCATCTTATTATGGATTTCTTCTGCAAGAAGACGCCGTGCAACAAAATCCTGTGGCGCTTATTCGACAAAAAAGTAAATTTGTAAAAAAAGAAATCACACGAAAACAAGTCAGACGGATCTCTAACTTGCAATGGGATTATGTCATTGAAACCGCTGAAATACTGGCAGAAGAAGACCCCGTTCATCACGAGCGCACCTTGTTTATCATGAACGCTCTACTGGGTATGTATTTACGGATTTCAGAATTGGTTGCAGATGAACGATCTGCTCCCGTCATGGGCGACTTCATTAAAGACGCGGATGGTCATTGGTGGTTTAAGGTTCTTTCAAAAGGCAATAAGGAGCGATTAATCGCTGTATCCGACGACATGCTAAATGCTTTGATTCGATATCGTCGGTTCCGCGATCTTCCAATGCTGCCCACCATTGCAGAAAACACCCCTCTTGTACCAAAAAACAGAGGACAAGGCGCTATGACCAGTTCAAGACAAATAAGAAACATTGTTCAACTCTGCTTTGATAACGCCCATCAACGCATGTGTGAAGATGGTATGAGCGCCGATGCAGACGATTTACGTGTTGCGACGGTTCACTGGTTACGTCACACAGGAATATCGGAAGACGTAAAAACCCGTCCCAAAGAACATGTTCGAGAAGATGCGGGGCATTCCAGTATGGCAACAACGGATAAGTATATAGACACGGAATATCGAGAACGCCACGCTAGCGGACGAAAAAAGACACTGCGTCCACAATAA